In the Phoenix dactylifera cultivar Barhee BC4 unplaced genomic scaffold, palm_55x_up_171113_PBpolish2nd_filt_p 000090F, whole genome shotgun sequence genome, TGTAGATATAGATGGATAAGGTCAAATATGTCACTAGAACCGTGACGCTTTGCTTTTACGTTAGTAGACtgactaaatatataaaatataggtGGAGATAGGTGAGGAAGGCAAGGTTGTGTTTTTTGCGGGAACCATATACGCATGCATATAATCTGAGATGCAagataagagaaagcataaaaaGTGAACAGCATCCAAAGAAGCGAAACGCACCTCCAAATGCGCTCCCTTCTCGCCACCGCCTCCTCTCCACTCTCGCCGCCGCTTCCACCAGGACTCGAGACTCTACCATCGTCGGACTCCGACCACCACCACCCCTCCTCCACCAGCCTCCTCATCATCGCTGCCATCCTCTTCTTCGTCTTCGTCGCCTCTGCCGCCGTCCACCTCTTCCTCCACTTCCTCTcccgctcctcctcctcctcgtcctcctcctcctcctcatcatcatcatcattatcacCGTCCGATCAAGATTGTAGCGGCCTTATTGACTCCCTCCCGCCCTTCTCCCTCGCTGCCGGCGCCCCCGAGTTCTCCCCAGACTGCGCCGTCTGCCTCTCCCGCCTCCGCCCCGACGACGATCTTCGCCTCCTCCCCGCCTGCCACCACGCCTTCCACTCCACCTGCATTGCTTCCTGGCTCCGCTCCAACCCCTCCTGCCCTCTCTGCCGCTCCGAAATCCTtcttccccctccccctctcccgCCGCCGCCATCCGCCGCCTCCACAACCGCCGTCGGCCGCGACGACCACCCTGCGCCCGCACCCCCGCTTTCCGCGCGTCCGTCGTCTCTGGGGCCATCCGTCGAGCAACTGGAGGGCGCTAAGGCGCCTGCGGAGGCGGCGCCGGCGGGGGCGGAGACAGCGGAGCCAGCCGGAGCAGCGGGGAGGGGGTGGTTGAAGGAGTACGTGGACCGGCTGGCATCGTCGGCGTCGACATCCTTCTCGTCGCTCCGCTTCTCGTCGACGGGGAGCCGCCGCttcggcggcgggggagagagtTGGGATCTCGAGGGGGATGCGGAGACGAGCGGCGGGGGCGGTCGCTCCGCCTCCTACCGGTGGTCGACAGGGGCACATGCGTAAATAAATGCAACTGTGAGGGCCAGATGTTATCGTCCTGCTAATTTGTAATCTATAGTCCATAGCCAAGCTACTACACCGAAGTATAAATTTCATGAGCTATCTTTTTTAAATAACTCTCCTGGTGTGTGGTTAGTAGCAGGAAAGAGTAAAGTAGAGCAAATACTCCATGCAGTCTTAATCATTCAAATGCAAAAATTGAAGCATCACCTCCCTTGGGATTGATAAATGACTCTCCTAATTTGTAAATTGCCATTTATTATTTAGTTTGCTTCTATATACTTGCCCCCTTTTTGAGAGAGAAACAAAGGAGAAAATATCCCATTAAGTCCTAATCATCCGAATGCGAAGCATCACGTGCATCTCCATGTTATAAATATCATGTACAATGgcaaagatgatgcatgagtgTACATAAGGTGTTGGAATAACTTTTTAGAAgtgctactttttttttttctctttttttttggttaaaatggGTATTTTATACATCACGAGtatggatacacccaataaaatcagcaAACAATAAATCACGAAGTGTCCGGAGCATCGCCCCCTCCCTGCCGCCTCGTTGGCTTCTGATAAATTTAGTGGAGCAATAATTTTTTCCTTCtcaaggctttttttttttcttcttcttgttgagAGGTATATAAATAACAAGATAGAAGGGCAGAGCTAGGTGGCAATGCTAGTTGGAATTGAGTAATGTTACTGACTTAAACATTTTCTTGCGGTTAGGAACTGGCTTGTCAAGTCCATGGATGGTGCAAGTAACGCATGCACTAGAAATTAATCACATTAGGTGAATAAGAGCATGCATTTTGATGTGTGATATTCAGTAGATGATTCATTGAATTAAATATTGAAGGGTCCAACATGAGATAGTCGGAAGAAGTTTTAGGTCGTGAGATAATTTAGCTGTAATCAAACGTAGCTAGCCTCAGTTAGAAGGCGTTGTATTACATTTCTACAATTCTCAATTTCTCTAACGCTAGAAAAATTCCCAGCTAATTATGAGCTAATTAATAATTCATGGCATTTCACTTGCAGACATGCTGCCTGTTGAGGCCATATTTGGCATGCATATATCTAGCTAGTGCTACAAAAGCAAATCTAACA is a window encoding:
- the LOC103696193 gene encoding E3 ubiquitin-protein ligase ATL4-like, producing MRSLLATASSPLSPPLPPGLETLPSSDSDHHHPSSTSLLIIAAILFFVFVASAAVHLFLHFLSRSSSSSSSSSSSSSSSLSPSDQDCSGLIDSLPPFSLAAGAPEFSPDCAVCLSRLRPDDDLRLLPACHHAFHSTCIASWLRSNPSCPLCRSEILLPPPPLPPPPSAASTTAVGRDDHPAPAPPLSARPSSLGPSVEQLEGAKAPAEAAPAGAETAEPAGAAGRGWLKEYVDRLASSASTSFSSLRFSSTGSRRFGGGGESWDLEGDAETSGGGGRSASYRWSTGAHA